Proteins co-encoded in one Quercus robur chromosome 8, dhQueRobu3.1, whole genome shotgun sequence genomic window:
- the LOC126697368 gene encoding histone H4 → MSGRGKGGKGLGKGGAKRHRKVLRDNIQGITKPAIRRLARRGGVKRISGLIYEETRGVLKIFLENVIRDAVTYTEHARRKTVTAMDVVYALKRQGRTLYGFGG, encoded by the coding sequence ATGTCTGGAAGAGGAAAGGGAGGCAAGGGACTCGGAAAAGGAGGAGCGAAACGACATCGTAAGGTTCTCCGTGATAACATCCAGGGAATCACAAAGCCAGCCATTCGTCGTTTGGCTCGCAGAGGAGGAGTGAAGCGTATCAGTGGTCTCATCTACGAGGAGACACGTGGAGTGCTCAAGATCTTTCTTGAGAATGTGATCAGGGACGCTGTGACTTACACTGAGCACGCGCGTCGCAAGACAGTGACTGCTATGGATGTTGTGTATGCTCTCAAGAGGCAGGGCAGGACCTTGTATGGGTTCGGTGGTTAG
- the LOC126697367 gene encoding histone H4 — protein MSGRGKGGKGLGKGGAKRHRKVLRDNIQGITKPAIRRLARRGGVKRISGLIYEETRGVLKIFLENVIRDAVTYTEHARRKTVTAMDVVYALKRQGRTLYGFGG, from the coding sequence ATGTCTGGAAGAGGAAAGGGAGGCAAGGGACTTGGAAAAGGAGGAGCGAAACGACATCGTAAGGTTCTCCGTGATAACATCCAGGGAATCACGAAGCCAGCCATTCGTCGTTTGGCTCGCAGAGGAGGAGTGAAGCGTATCAGTGGTCTCATCTACGAGGAGACGCGTGGAGTGCTCAAGATCTTTCTTGAGAATGTGATCAGGGACGCTGTGACTTACACTGAGCACGCGCGTCGCAAGACTGTGACTGCCATGGATGTTGTGTACGCTCTCAAGAGGCAGGGCAGGACCTTGTATGGGTTTGGTGGTTAG
- the LOC126697369 gene encoding uncharacterized protein LOC126697369 isoform X1 — MPVSGDKETGVKPISRQSSDYIAGVPIKKRRFLLYRPPSPPPEEPSAVPAENDSLKLEQSSPSQGSAISNASVVTSSGISDANNKPVSEEYKGSSDVMSVTVAQSNPNYSTVKVEEPSKTYSGSLDDMESKDKLVAAEKSASLVTLGKSKLQSSPNEALALKLGKELYSKEKAEGKCKAEIPIVAGNTDLTLGLKEHVFPALTGQNHNVRGQNQDSLEPGSLNLSLSKGNNDIQCKKDEVELKNGAQQCGNRANWDLNTTMDAWEGSASEAAAVGQVSAGGFNTTDGTHDIKPLLCTTGTIGTVIPSKQKGLVASENIAKLTSSKLPIQQLRLFGIDPLHLGLSPSSLQQQVSLEPSLSSKEDSGRIFPNIILQRSVVPPGNLNRVNYRTVKSEPFDESNKLVNRTTIANNLGLLDNRTVKRELAEQFSFDKVSNISAMRVVGPASIKMEPVHRGNVEAPNTLEGTSRQVDKQVLLGLNDHSPAMAIPESALLSCPAGEPSCSTELTIATDVGNHGEQSTYTKEAHINGEVVPQEACERVQQVASETAAISVGHDGIESSTSCMMGTVRAEDGNADDPEQCRLKSINEQPPDMRGSEGCVSDEEKINISADMLEEDSYGSDYDSDGNHPLPKAMDTEQGGEEDYEDGEVREPLLQTAVEDPICEKQEVEHVDHGDSDNNKMDIVGQHGDDHPSSSHVEEKDAKEDPGQTNNKESSDCVDTSKEVYDNGDTNLTCLQESLTDEKPASGADIKRPIMAFRRNSLDQSGSTGFPEEQEAELSLERTTEGMQATTSTFTFTQGLDDNVNNFDLVEEKDTMTMMEASASGDDAAKDVNSGGNRSRIINLSRASNVSPPGNTRYISDRSLASLPGRERLLDVPLEGDKFYPRGRDELYIDGSHKFSRERHQDQSPRNSRLNFVRGRGRITGRLDPLRRDWDSDRDFASEFYNGPSEFRFPRNKYASAVVDADLEYNSYNIAPDGPFIGTGRGGRKHLDDEGAMFRHMSSRGRSPGGRNGLAARGGAQMIHRGPRMSEDGSEVVGLRHSEKFMSVFPDDNMDPMFTRPQPAYEGVDAHFARGGRNFSSVQRRGLPRIHSKSPMRSRSRSPVQWSPPRRRSQDGFGGHPELPHRRSPIYRVERMRSPDRPCFPPIMVRRNGSPPYMSRPSNDLRDINSGRDHGHPRSVIPNRSSSGRILYRNRRFDVIDPQERTDGDEFFGGPMHARHELGVDPNGDERRRFGERRGPVRSFRQPYNGANGENFHLNSEDGPRPFRFCPEDNPEFHERGNLRDREFDRRIKNRPGNAPRRTRSIEEQEANFRQPWHDAGFDEISRVKRKRDFRCEI; from the exons ATGCCTGTATCTGGAGACAAAGAG ACTGGGGTTAAACCTATTTCCCGGCAGTCTAGTGATTATATTGCAGGTGTTCCTATCAAGAAGAGGAGGTTCCTATTGTACCGTCCTCCTTCACCTCCACCTGAAGAACCATCTGCGGTTCCTGCAGAGAATGATTCGCTAAAGCTGGAACAATCTAGCCCCTCTCAGGGGTCAGCTATATCAAATGCTAGTGTTGTAACCAGTTCTGGTATATCTGATGCAAACAACAAACCTGTATCTGAGGAATATAAAGGCAGTTCTGATGTTATGAGTGTTACTGTAGCCCAAAGCAATCCCAACTACTCTACAGTCAAAGTTGAGGAACCAAGCAAAACTTACTCTGGTTCCTTGGATGACATGGAAAGCAAAGACAAGCTTGTCGCGGCCGAAAAATCTGCAAGCCTGGTAACTTTGGGAAAATCAAAGTTGCAGTCATCACCAAATGAAGCACTTGCACTTAAGTTGGGGAAAGAGTTATATAGCAAAGAAAAAGCTGAAGGGAAGTGTAAAGCTGAAATTCCTATTGTTGCGGGAAATACTGACTTGACATTAGGATTAAAGGAACATGTTTTTCCAGCTTTAACAGGTCAAAACCATAATGTGAGAGGCCAGAATCAAGATAGTTTAGAACCTGGTTCACTGAATTTGTCTTTAAGCAAGGGAAATAACGACATTCAGTGTAAAAAGGATGAGGTTGAGTTGAAAAATGGTGCACAGCAATGTGGTAATAGGGCAAACTGGGATCTGAATACTACAATGGATGCATGGGAAGGTTCTGCAAGTGAGGCAGCTGCAGTAGGTCAAGTGTCTGCTGGTGGGTTTAATACTACTGATGGTACACATGATATCAAACCTTTGCTATGCACAACTGGGACGATTGGCACTGTTATACCTTCTAAACAAAAGGGCCTTGTAGCCAGTGAGAACATAGCCAAATTGACCTCGTCCAAACTGCCTATTCAACAATTAAGATTGTTTGGCATAGACCCTCTTCATTTAGGCCTTAGTCCTTCTAGCCTTCAGCAACAGGTAAGCCTGGAACCGTCCTTATCTAGCAAAGAAGATTCTGGCAGGATTTTCCCCAATATAATCTTGCAAAGATCAGTGGTGCCACCTGGCAATTTGAACAGGGTTAATTATAGGACTGTGAAATCAGAACCATTTGACGAGAGCAACAAATTAGTGAATAGAACAACTATAGCCAATAATCTTGGATTATTAGATAATAGGACAGTAAAGCGTGAATTAGCTGAGCAGTTCAGTTTTGATAAGGTTTCAAATATTAGCGCCATGAGAGTAGTTGGTCCTGCATCCATAAAAATGGAACCAGTTCACAGGGGTAATGTGGAAGCCCCCAATACATTAGAGGGGACATCTAGACAAGTAGATAAACAGGTGCTACTGGGTTTGAATGATCATTCTCCTGCCATGGCAATCCCTGAAAGTGCACTGTTGTCCTGCCCCGCAGGAGAGCCTTCTTGTTCAACAGAATTGACTATAGCCACGGATGTTGGAAACCACGGAGAACAGTCCACCTACACCAAAGAGGCCCATATTAATGGGGAGGTTGTACCTCAGGAAGCATGTGAAAGGGTGCAGCAGGTTGCTTCAGAAACAGCTGCCATCTCTGTGGGTCATGATGGTATAGAATCAAGTACTTCTTGTATGATGGGTACTGTAAGAGCTGAAGATGGAAATGCTGATGATCCTGAGCAGTGCAGATTGAAATCCATAAATGAACAGCCCCCTGATATGCGAGGAAGCGAAGGTTGTGTAAGTGATGAGgaaaaaatcaatatatcagCTGATATGCTAGAAGAAGATTCTTATGGTTCTGATTATGACTCGGATGGCAATCATCCTTTACCTAAGGCTATGGATACAGAACAAGGTGGAGAAGAAGATTATGAAGATGGTGAGGTCCGAGAACCTCTACTGCAAACTGCAGTCGAGGATCCCATATGTGAGAAACAGGAAGTTGAACATGTTGATCATGGTGACTCTGATAATAACAAGATGGACATTGTGGGTCAGCATGGTGATGATCATCCATCTTCATCCCATGTTGAGGAAAAAGATGCTAAAGAAGATCCTGGGcaaacaaataacaaagaaagTAGTGATTGTGTCGACACATCGAAGGAGGTATATGATAACGGTGATACTAATCTTACATGTTTGCAGGAATCATTGACAGATGAAAAACCAGCCAGTGGAGCTGACATTAAGAGGCCCATTATGGCCTTTAGAAGAAATTCACTTGATCAGTCAGGCAGTACTGGTTTCCCTGAAGAACAGGAGGCAGAATTATCATTGGAGCGAACCACTGAAGGAATGCAAGCTACTACTTCTACTTTTACTTTTACTCAGGGTTTAGATGACAATGTTAACAATTTTGACTTAGTGGAGGAGAAAGATACTATGACAATGATGGAAGCATCTGCAAGTGGTGATGATGCAGCTAAAGATGTTAATAGTGGTGGTAATCGGAGCCGCATTATTAATTTGTCTCGAGCTTCTAACGTATCACCTCCTGGTAATACAAGATATATTTCAGACAGGTCATTGGCATCACTACCTGGAAGAGAGAGATTACTCGATGTACCGCTAGAGGGAGATAAATTTTATCCCCGAGGGAG AGATGAATTATACATAGATGGTTCccacaaattttcaagagaGAGGCATCAAGATCAGTCACCCAGAAATTCTAGATTAAATTTTGTGCGCGGCAGAGGGAGGATTACTGGTAGGTTAGACCCTTTACGTAGGGACTGGGATTCTGACCGTGATTTTGCTTCAGAATTTTATAACGGCCCATCAGAGTTTCGTTTCCCAAGAAATAAATATGCATCTGCTGTTGTTGATGCAGACCTTGAATATAACAGTTATAATATTGCACCTGATGGACCTTTTATTGGTACTGGTCGGGGAGGGAGGAAGCATTTAGATGATGAGGGAGCAATGTTTCGCCATATGTCCTCAAGAGGGCGGTCTCCTGGAGGGAGAAATGGGCTTGCTGCACGTGGCGGGGCACAAATGATTCACAGAGGTCCAAGAATGAGTGAAGATGGTTCTGAAGTGGTTGGGCTGAGGCATAGTGAGAAGTTTATGAGTGTTTTTCCTGATGATAACATGGATCCGATGTTTACACGCCCCCAACCTGCATATGAGGGAGTAGATGCTCATTTTGCCCGAGGTGGTAGGAACTTCTCTTCTGTTCAGAGAAGGGGTCTTCCTCGAATTCATTCAAAATCTCCAATGAGATCCAGATCTCGTTCTCCTGTTCAATGGTCACCTCCAAGGAGAAGATCCCAAGATGGATTTGGTGGACATCCAGAATTGCCTCATCGACGATCTCCAATTTACAGGGTGGAGAGGATGAGGTCTCCTGATCGCCCCTGTTTCCCTCCAATCATGGTTAGAAGGAATGGCTCCCCACCATATATGTCCCGACCATCTAATGATTTGAGGGATATAAATTCTGGACGGGACCATGGTCATCCGAGATCTGTCATTCCCAATAGGAGTTCATCTGGTCGGATTTTATACAGAAACAGGAGATTTGATGTTATAGATCCCCAGGAAAGGACAGATGGTGATGAGTTCTTTGGGGGGCCCATGCATGCTCGACATGAGCTTGGTGTTGATCCAAATGGTGATGAGAGAAGAAGGTTTGGTGAGAGACGGGGACCTGTCCGTTCATTTAGGCAGCCATACAATGGTGCTAATGGTGAGAATTTCCATCTTAATTCAGAGGATGGGCCTAGGCCTTTTAGGTTCTGTCCAGAAGACAATCCTGAGTTCCATGAAAGAGGCAACTTGAGGGATAGGGAGTTTGACCGCAGGATTAAGAACCGGCCAGGAAATGCCCCTAGAAGAACAAGAAGTATCGAAGAGCAGGAAGCAAATTTCAGGCAACCATGGCATGATGCTGGGTTTGATGAGATCTCCAGAGTAAAGAGAAAGAGGGATTTCAGATGTGAAATTTAA
- the LOC126697369 gene encoding uncharacterized protein LOC126697369 isoform X2, producing the protein MPVSGDKETGVKPISRQSSDYIAGVPIKKRRFLLYRPPSPPPEEPSAVPAENDSLKLEQSSPSQGSAISNASVVTSSGISDANNKPVSEEYKGSSDVMSVTVAQSNPNYSTVKVEEPSKTYSGSLDDMESKDKLVAAEKSASLVTLGKSKLQSSPNEALALKLGKELYSKEKAEGKCKAEIPIVAGNTDLTLGLKEHVFPALTGQNHNVRGQNQDSLEPGSLNLSLSKGNNDIQCKKDEVELKNGAQQCGNRANWDLNTTMDAWEGSASEAAAVGQVSAGGFNTTDGTHDIKPLLCTTGTIGTVIPSKQKGLVASENIAKLTSSKLPIQQLRLFGIDPLHLGLSPSSLQQQVSLEPSLSSKEDSGRIFPNIILQRSVVPPGNLNRVNYRTVKSEPFDESNKLVNRTTIANNLGLLDNRTVKRELAEQFSFDKVSNISAMRVVGPASIKMEPVHRGNVEAPNTLEGTSRQVDKQVLLGLNDHSPAMAIPESALLSCPAGEPSCSTELTIATDVGNHGEQSTYTKEAHINGEVVPQEACERVQQVASETAAISVGHDGIESSTSCMMGTVRAEDGNADDPEQCRLKSINEQPPDMRGSEGCVSDEEKINISADMLEEDSYGSDYDSDGNHPLPKAMDTEQGGEEDYEDGEVREPLLQTAVEDPICEKQEVEHVDHGDSDNNKMDIVGQHGDDHPSSSHVEEKDAKEDPGQTNNKESSDCVDTSKEVYDNGDTNLTCLQESLTDEKPASGADIKRPIMAFRRNSLDQSGSTGFPEEQEAELSLERTTEGMQATTSTFTFTQGLDDNVNNFDLVEEKDTMTMMEASASGDDAAKDVNSGGNRSRIINLSRASNVSPPGNTRYISDRSLASLPGRERLLDVPLEGDKFYPRGRDELYIDGSHKFSRERHQDQSPRNSRLNFVRGRGRITDLEYNSYNIAPDGPFIGTGRGGRKHLDDEGAMFRHMSSRGRSPGGRNGLAARGGAQMIHRGPRMSEDGSEVVGLRHSEKFMSVFPDDNMDPMFTRPQPAYEGVDAHFARGGRNFSSVQRRGLPRIHSKSPMRSRSRSPVQWSPPRRRSQDGFGGHPELPHRRSPIYRVERMRSPDRPCFPPIMVRRNGSPPYMSRPSNDLRDINSGRDHGHPRSVIPNRSSSGRILYRNRRFDVIDPQERTDGDEFFGGPMHARHELGVDPNGDERRRFGERRGPVRSFRQPYNGANGENFHLNSEDGPRPFRFCPEDNPEFHERGNLRDREFDRRIKNRPGNAPRRTRSIEEQEANFRQPWHDAGFDEISRVKRKRDFRCEI; encoded by the exons ATGCCTGTATCTGGAGACAAAGAG ACTGGGGTTAAACCTATTTCCCGGCAGTCTAGTGATTATATTGCAGGTGTTCCTATCAAGAAGAGGAGGTTCCTATTGTACCGTCCTCCTTCACCTCCACCTGAAGAACCATCTGCGGTTCCTGCAGAGAATGATTCGCTAAAGCTGGAACAATCTAGCCCCTCTCAGGGGTCAGCTATATCAAATGCTAGTGTTGTAACCAGTTCTGGTATATCTGATGCAAACAACAAACCTGTATCTGAGGAATATAAAGGCAGTTCTGATGTTATGAGTGTTACTGTAGCCCAAAGCAATCCCAACTACTCTACAGTCAAAGTTGAGGAACCAAGCAAAACTTACTCTGGTTCCTTGGATGACATGGAAAGCAAAGACAAGCTTGTCGCGGCCGAAAAATCTGCAAGCCTGGTAACTTTGGGAAAATCAAAGTTGCAGTCATCACCAAATGAAGCACTTGCACTTAAGTTGGGGAAAGAGTTATATAGCAAAGAAAAAGCTGAAGGGAAGTGTAAAGCTGAAATTCCTATTGTTGCGGGAAATACTGACTTGACATTAGGATTAAAGGAACATGTTTTTCCAGCTTTAACAGGTCAAAACCATAATGTGAGAGGCCAGAATCAAGATAGTTTAGAACCTGGTTCACTGAATTTGTCTTTAAGCAAGGGAAATAACGACATTCAGTGTAAAAAGGATGAGGTTGAGTTGAAAAATGGTGCACAGCAATGTGGTAATAGGGCAAACTGGGATCTGAATACTACAATGGATGCATGGGAAGGTTCTGCAAGTGAGGCAGCTGCAGTAGGTCAAGTGTCTGCTGGTGGGTTTAATACTACTGATGGTACACATGATATCAAACCTTTGCTATGCACAACTGGGACGATTGGCACTGTTATACCTTCTAAACAAAAGGGCCTTGTAGCCAGTGAGAACATAGCCAAATTGACCTCGTCCAAACTGCCTATTCAACAATTAAGATTGTTTGGCATAGACCCTCTTCATTTAGGCCTTAGTCCTTCTAGCCTTCAGCAACAGGTAAGCCTGGAACCGTCCTTATCTAGCAAAGAAGATTCTGGCAGGATTTTCCCCAATATAATCTTGCAAAGATCAGTGGTGCCACCTGGCAATTTGAACAGGGTTAATTATAGGACTGTGAAATCAGAACCATTTGACGAGAGCAACAAATTAGTGAATAGAACAACTATAGCCAATAATCTTGGATTATTAGATAATAGGACAGTAAAGCGTGAATTAGCTGAGCAGTTCAGTTTTGATAAGGTTTCAAATATTAGCGCCATGAGAGTAGTTGGTCCTGCATCCATAAAAATGGAACCAGTTCACAGGGGTAATGTGGAAGCCCCCAATACATTAGAGGGGACATCTAGACAAGTAGATAAACAGGTGCTACTGGGTTTGAATGATCATTCTCCTGCCATGGCAATCCCTGAAAGTGCACTGTTGTCCTGCCCCGCAGGAGAGCCTTCTTGTTCAACAGAATTGACTATAGCCACGGATGTTGGAAACCACGGAGAACAGTCCACCTACACCAAAGAGGCCCATATTAATGGGGAGGTTGTACCTCAGGAAGCATGTGAAAGGGTGCAGCAGGTTGCTTCAGAAACAGCTGCCATCTCTGTGGGTCATGATGGTATAGAATCAAGTACTTCTTGTATGATGGGTACTGTAAGAGCTGAAGATGGAAATGCTGATGATCCTGAGCAGTGCAGATTGAAATCCATAAATGAACAGCCCCCTGATATGCGAGGAAGCGAAGGTTGTGTAAGTGATGAGgaaaaaatcaatatatcagCTGATATGCTAGAAGAAGATTCTTATGGTTCTGATTATGACTCGGATGGCAATCATCCTTTACCTAAGGCTATGGATACAGAACAAGGTGGAGAAGAAGATTATGAAGATGGTGAGGTCCGAGAACCTCTACTGCAAACTGCAGTCGAGGATCCCATATGTGAGAAACAGGAAGTTGAACATGTTGATCATGGTGACTCTGATAATAACAAGATGGACATTGTGGGTCAGCATGGTGATGATCATCCATCTTCATCCCATGTTGAGGAAAAAGATGCTAAAGAAGATCCTGGGcaaacaaataacaaagaaagTAGTGATTGTGTCGACACATCGAAGGAGGTATATGATAACGGTGATACTAATCTTACATGTTTGCAGGAATCATTGACAGATGAAAAACCAGCCAGTGGAGCTGACATTAAGAGGCCCATTATGGCCTTTAGAAGAAATTCACTTGATCAGTCAGGCAGTACTGGTTTCCCTGAAGAACAGGAGGCAGAATTATCATTGGAGCGAACCACTGAAGGAATGCAAGCTACTACTTCTACTTTTACTTTTACTCAGGGTTTAGATGACAATGTTAACAATTTTGACTTAGTGGAGGAGAAAGATACTATGACAATGATGGAAGCATCTGCAAGTGGTGATGATGCAGCTAAAGATGTTAATAGTGGTGGTAATCGGAGCCGCATTATTAATTTGTCTCGAGCTTCTAACGTATCACCTCCTGGTAATACAAGATATATTTCAGACAGGTCATTGGCATCACTACCTGGAAGAGAGAGATTACTCGATGTACCGCTAGAGGGAGATAAATTTTATCCCCGAGGGAG AGATGAATTATACATAGATGGTTCccacaaattttcaagagaGAGGCATCAAGATCAGTCACCCAGAAATTCTAGATTAAATTTTGTGCGCGGCAGAGGGAGGATTACTG ACCTTGAATATAACAGTTATAATATTGCACCTGATGGACCTTTTATTGGTACTGGTCGGGGAGGGAGGAAGCATTTAGATGATGAGGGAGCAATGTTTCGCCATATGTCCTCAAGAGGGCGGTCTCCTGGAGGGAGAAATGGGCTTGCTGCACGTGGCGGGGCACAAATGATTCACAGAGGTCCAAGAATGAGTGAAGATGGTTCTGAAGTGGTTGGGCTGAGGCATAGTGAGAAGTTTATGAGTGTTTTTCCTGATGATAACATGGATCCGATGTTTACACGCCCCCAACCTGCATATGAGGGAGTAGATGCTCATTTTGCCCGAGGTGGTAGGAACTTCTCTTCTGTTCAGAGAAGGGGTCTTCCTCGAATTCATTCAAAATCTCCAATGAGATCCAGATCTCGTTCTCCTGTTCAATGGTCACCTCCAAGGAGAAGATCCCAAGATGGATTTGGTGGACATCCAGAATTGCCTCATCGACGATCTCCAATTTACAGGGTGGAGAGGATGAGGTCTCCTGATCGCCCCTGTTTCCCTCCAATCATGGTTAGAAGGAATGGCTCCCCACCATATATGTCCCGACCATCTAATGATTTGAGGGATATAAATTCTGGACGGGACCATGGTCATCCGAGATCTGTCATTCCCAATAGGAGTTCATCTGGTCGGATTTTATACAGAAACAGGAGATTTGATGTTATAGATCCCCAGGAAAGGACAGATGGTGATGAGTTCTTTGGGGGGCCCATGCATGCTCGACATGAGCTTGGTGTTGATCCAAATGGTGATGAGAGAAGAAGGTTTGGTGAGAGACGGGGACCTGTCCGTTCATTTAGGCAGCCATACAATGGTGCTAATGGTGAGAATTTCCATCTTAATTCAGAGGATGGGCCTAGGCCTTTTAGGTTCTGTCCAGAAGACAATCCTGAGTTCCATGAAAGAGGCAACTTGAGGGATAGGGAGTTTGACCGCAGGATTAAGAACCGGCCAGGAAATGCCCCTAGAAGAACAAGAAGTATCGAAGAGCAGGAAGCAAATTTCAGGCAACCATGGCATGATGCTGGGTTTGATGAGATCTCCAGAGTAAAGAGAAAGAGGGATTTCAGATGTGAAATTTAA